In Zingiber officinale cultivar Zhangliang chromosome 6A, Zo_v1.1, whole genome shotgun sequence, a single genomic region encodes these proteins:
- the LOC121995776 gene encoding 2-alkenal reductase (NADP(+)-dependent)-like has protein sequence MEVVNKYVSHKHHVDGYPSESDFELATTPLQPAPGSDEVIVKNLFLSIDPYQLNRMKRYSSSHTAITAASKIEPGQRIDAYGVGKVVASGRAELEEGDVVAGLLGWEQYTVVRPGTVLMKVDAKDLPISYYANVLGPSGLTAFAGFYDVCKPKKGEKVFISAASGSVGSLVGQYAKLSGCYVVGCAGSKQKVDLLKGKLGFDDAFNYKEEADLKSALRRYFPEGIDIYFDNVGAAMLEAAVANMNPFGRVAVCGAISEYTNAGERAAPDLIDIIYKRITLRGFLSVDYLHLHEQFSAATSDHLRRGRMIALEDVSVGIESVPTAFVGLFRGDNVGKKLVRVGELEG, from the exons ATGGAAGTGGTAAACAAGTACGTCTCCCACAAGCACCACGTCGATGGCTACCCGTCGGAATCCGACTTCGAGCTCGCCACCACGCCGCTACAGCCCGCCCCCGGATCCGACGAAGTCATCGTCAAGAACCTTTTCCTCTCCATCGACCCCTACCAGCTCAACCGAATGAAGCGCTACAGCTCGTCTCACACGGCCATCACCGCCGCCTCCAAAATCGAGCCCGGGCAG AGGATCGACGCGTACGGGGTGGGGAAGGTTGTGGCCTCTGGGAGGGCGGAGCTGGAAGAGGGTGATGTGGTGGCCGGATTGCTGGGGTGGGAGCAATACACGGTGGTCCGGCCGGGGACCGTCTTGATGAAGGTGGACGCGAAGGATCTCCCTATTTCGTACTACGCCAACGTTTTGG GACCGAGTGGGTTGACAGCGTTCGCCGGTTTCTACGACGTTTGCAAGCCGAAGAAGGGAGAGAAGGTCTTCATCTCGGCGGCGTCGGGTTCAGTCGGGAGCTTGGTCGGCCAGTACGCCAAGCTCTCCGGCTGTTATGTCGTCGGATGCGCCGGGAGCAAGCAAAAGGTGGATCTGCTAAAAGGCAAGCTCGGATTCGACGACGCGTTCAACTACAAGGAAGAAGCCGATCTCAAGTCTGCTCTGAGAAG GTACTTTCCCGAAGGAATCGACATCTACTTCGACAACGTCGGCGCCGCCATGTTGGAGGCAGCAGTGGCCAACATGAACCCGTTCGGCAGGGTGGCAGTGTGCGGGGCGATATCGGAGTACACGAACGCCGGCGAGAGAGCGGCGCCGGACCTGATTGATATAATCTACAAGCGCATCACGCTGCGTGGGTTCTTGTCCGTGGACTACCTCCACTTGCACGAACAGTTCTCGGCCGCCACCTCGGACCACCTTCGCCGTGGCAGAATGATTGCGCTAGAAGATGTATCCGTCGGCATCGAGAGCGTGCCGACGGCATTTGTGGGGCTCTTCAGAGGTGATAACGTAGGGAAGAAGCTCGTACGGGTGGGTGAATTAGAAGGCTGA